AAACAGAACCATTGCCTATAGCAACGCCACATACGTCGCTAGTACTGTATGAAGATGACACTAGTATTGGCTGGGACCtcctaattttaaaaattttagaaaatattctGTTGTTATATATATCAGTGCATAAATCTTCTCTGTTCTCCAAGAAAAATGGTTCAGagttttttatttcaatccctACTCTCTTGCGATTGAAAAGTTTCATCTTCTTGGAAAGAAGAGAAAACAGAGATTCGCTTGTGTAGAGGTCAAGTTTCTTTAGTATATCATCAGTCCGACGTGCACCATTGCTTCCTCTGTTCCATGCATAATCAAATTTTTCTAGGAGCAGTGCTTCAGTTATCTCGGCATCCTTCTTATTCTTCATCTATTGAAAGAAATTCAGGCACAAAAAACTGAAATAATGGCTACGAGTGTGTGGATAAAGGACATAGTGATAGAGTCCTAATGTTGTAACAAACATATATGAGTGACAGAGAGTAGATCTTACAAGTGATAATATGTAACACAGAGTAGTGAACTTAGGTAATAAATAAAAGAGCAAGATCACTTTATTAAACACACAAATTTTTTGTCAATTTTTGGGGAAGAGGAAGAGACATTTCGATTTCGACAAGCTGAATAACTCAGAACAAAGTGATGCACACAATTATACTCATCAAACCAAGAAAAACTTACCGGAGCCCATCTATAAACAATCTGGAAGCCTTTCGAGAATATCTCAGTGAATAAACCAGGGCCTCTATCGGAACAAATGCTTTGATAAATGCCGACTGCCTCACCATTTGAACATCGATTCCCCAAATGTGCACCTTCACGACCATACTGCTGAAGTCTATTCCGAACATTGTCAGCTTGTCCAAGATAAACAGGAACCACAGCACTCGAGTCAAGTTTGCGCTCATCTCTCCCCAGTTGTGGGCGAGATGTACCCACACCCAGTTCGTAAACTCCGGGACAAGAGGTGCCATTGGGGAGGTTATGTATCCTGTACCTTACTGCCCCTTCTTTTCCCAATGAATGGTCTTTCCAATCAGAGGCTCCAATTAGAATCTAGCAGATATCACGTAGAACAATAATATAGTGGAGATTCCGCATAGAAAATTCAACCTTATTTACTCCCTTATCCAACTACCCACTTTGAATCTTCATTTGTTAGAATTTGCTAAGGGGCCATTTGACTATTCTCTGAACTTCAAATCCCAAGTAACTCCTATTTAAGTCTTAAATTAAGCTCGTAAGGATATGAAAACTTGTTAATCTCAAGGAATtgacattcaattttct
This is a stretch of genomic DNA from Primulina eburnea isolate SZY01 chromosome 11, ASM2296580v1, whole genome shotgun sequence. It encodes these proteins:
- the LOC140804317 gene encoding protein EFFECTOR OF TRANSCRIPTION 2-like, whose translation is MGAPTASTATSAAGGRLKREEASSVKHDSTFSQWKILIGASDWKDHSLGKEGAVRYRIHNLPNGTSCPGVYELGVGTSRPQLGRDERKLDSSAVVPVYLGQADNVRNRLQQYGREGAHLGNRCSNGEAVGIYQSICSDRGPGLFTEIFSKGFQIVYRWAPMKNKKDAEITEALLLEKFDYAWNRGSNGARRTDDILKKLDLYTSESLFSLLSKKMKLFNRKRVGIEIKNSEPFFLENREDLCTDIYNNRIFSKIFKIRRSQPILVSSSYSTSDVCGVAIGNGSVCTEPRVEGRKRCPEHKGMKVNGFTSKLNIERKESSDGYQNHGLTHGVINQPYSFELHINNNNHSGTTCGVIMDNGSPCKRPPTHGNKRCMVHKGRRVSRSTPKFVGEEVEQNSLCSGRDVCGVKIEDGKICTRQPVSGRKRCNLHKGMKCF